One part of the Ruegeria sp. AD91A genome encodes these proteins:
- a CDS encoding MlaD family protein — translation METKANYILIGAFTLAGLLGVFGFFLWLAKFEVTRQYAYYDVLFDNVSGLSAAGGVNFNGLPVGQVLSLNLDKDDPSKVRVRIEVDADIPITEETIAQLQSLGVTGVGYIELTGGSPTAKRLPQDGVIKSKRSTIQSLFEGAPKVLDEAVTLLENLNKVVDDKNRQAVSGILDNLASATSRLDKTLTSFDSVASDIGSAARDIGEFSKRLDPLIETAETTLKTGTETLNSVKSASESAKTALDEAKTTIETADRILQQDIQPFIERGSQLAERLTVLSDEGSVTLGIVNETVLNANTTLGSITTAMDTAKGALSSAETAFESANRVMEEDVAPVAEDIRKAANQVTETVSNITDKIDQISDDVLSASNSASELLGTIDGIVQTNRRQVSDFLRVGLPQFIRFVEESQRLVISLDRLVDKVERDPARFLLGTQASEFRQ, via the coding sequence TTTTCCTGTGGTTGGCGAAATTCGAAGTGACCCGGCAATACGCTTATTACGACGTATTATTCGATAACGTCTCAGGGCTTTCGGCGGCGGGTGGGGTAAATTTCAATGGCCTTCCTGTTGGGCAGGTGCTCTCTTTGAACCTGGACAAGGACGATCCGTCCAAGGTTCGGGTGCGTATAGAAGTGGATGCAGATATTCCGATCACCGAAGAAACGATCGCCCAGCTTCAATCGTTGGGCGTAACCGGCGTAGGTTACATCGAACTTACCGGCGGGTCACCGACCGCCAAAAGATTGCCGCAGGACGGCGTGATCAAAAGCAAGCGCAGCACCATCCAGTCTTTGTTTGAAGGCGCACCGAAGGTGCTGGACGAGGCCGTTACACTTCTGGAAAACCTGAACAAGGTCGTTGACGACAAGAACCGGCAAGCCGTGAGCGGCATTCTGGATAACCTTGCCTCTGCAACCAGCCGGCTGGACAAGACTTTGACAAGCTTTGACTCCGTGGCCAGCGACATAGGCAGCGCAGCCCGAGATATTGGAGAGTTTTCAAAACGTCTGGACCCTCTGATCGAAACGGCCGAGACGACCCTCAAGACCGGCACGGAGACGCTCAATTCAGTTAAGTCCGCGTCCGAGTCAGCCAAGACCGCGCTGGACGAAGCGAAAACGACGATCGAGACAGCAGACCGCATCCTGCAGCAAGACATTCAACCTTTCATCGAGCGCGGATCGCAACTGGCCGAACGGTTGACCGTCTTGTCGGATGAGGGCAGCGTCACACTTGGAATTGTGAATGAAACCGTGTTGAACGCCAACACGACACTTGGTTCGATAACAACTGCAATGGACACAGCCAAAGGCGCGCTGTCTTCGGCAGAAACAGCCTTTGAATCAGCCAATCGCGTCATGGAAGAAGATGTGGCACCCGTTGCGGAAGATATCCGAAAGGCAGCCAACCAGGTAACCGAAACAGTCTCGAACATCACAGATAAGATCGATCAAATTTCGGACGATGTCCTGAGCGCATCGAATTCTGCGTCAGAGCTGCTGGGAACAATTGACGGCATCGTTCAGACCAACCGCCGCCAGGTTTCGGATTTCCTGCGGGTTGGTCTGCCGCAATTTATCCGCTTCGTCGAAGAATCCCAACGTCTTGTGATCAGCCTCGACCGTCTGGTGGACAAGGTCGAACGTGATCCTGCGCGGTTTCTGCTGGGCACCCAAGCATCGGAGTTCCGTCAATGA
- a CDS encoding ABC-type transport auxiliary lipoprotein family protein, translating to MIKPAIAILTFALVGGCAGLGTLKQAAKPNDLYLLTPKSTFSSALPRIQKQIVVEEPTATAAVNTDQIAIQPTPFQVQYLPRARWVDRAPLIVQTLLIESFENSGKVAAVGRSTVGLRADYVIAPDLREFQGIVVADPENGDKIRIEVRMNIKVIDEYDDKIIASNSFQENVVAASDQTSDLIKAFDLALGRAMRDAVEWSIRRINTHVANNPRSNPS from the coding sequence ATGATCAAGCCTGCAATTGCAATACTGACGTTTGCATTGGTCGGTGGATGTGCCGGATTGGGCACTTTGAAACAAGCCGCGAAACCTAACGATCTGTATCTGTTGACACCCAAAAGCACGTTTTCGTCGGCGCTGCCGCGAATACAGAAACAGATCGTTGTTGAAGAACCAACAGCAACCGCCGCTGTGAACACGGATCAGATCGCCATTCAGCCCACCCCGTTTCAGGTTCAGTATTTGCCACGGGCGCGTTGGGTGGATCGCGCGCCTCTGATCGTTCAGACGCTGTTGATCGAGAGCTTTGAGAACTCTGGCAAAGTCGCTGCCGTTGGCCGGTCAACGGTTGGATTGCGCGCTGATTATGTGATCGCACCGGACCTGCGCGAGTTTCAGGGCATTGTTGTCGCGGACCCCGAGAACGGAGACAAAATCCGTATCGAAGTACGCATGAACATAAAGGTCATTGATGAATACGACGACAAGATCATCGCTTCGAATTCGTTTCAGGAAAATGTCGTTGCCGCAAGCGACCAGACATCAGATCTGATCAAGGCGTTTGATTTAGCCCTGGGGCGCGCGATGCGGGATGCCGTTGAATGGAGCATTCGCAGGATCAACACGCATGTGGCCAACAATCCCAGATCGAACCCCAGTTAA
- a CDS encoding FMN-binding glutamate synthase family protein, whose amino-acid sequence MIVRRIYYFLSYVCLPLVLLLGFFWPPAHWLLVLLVPYAVIGLYDILTTKHNVLNNYPVLGHFRYMLEFVSPEIRQYFVETNESGRPFNRIVRGLVYSRAKGQMDTQAFGTQYDINEVGYHRANHSLAPKHVDESELRVMLGGPQCTQPYSASRLNVSAMSFGALSANAIRALNGGAKDGGFAHNTGEGGLSPHHLAEGGDIIWQIGTGYFGCRTPEGGFDKDKFADKATKDVVKAIEIKLSQGAKPAHGGVLPAAKVDAEIAEIRGVPEHQDVISPPTHSAFEGPSGLMHFVQHLREMSGGKPVGFKLCIGNPSEFMSICKAMLETGILPDFITIDGSEGGTGAAPVEFTNRLGMPLNEALIFANNCLRGVGLRDKIRIICAGKVATGYDIVEKFALGADMCNAARAMMFAVGCIQALHCNTNRCPSGVATQDTVRGRAVNIPQKRQRVHRYHDATLESFRELLGAMGKEKVSELHPRDILRRTADEHERTYGELYTYLEDGALLADVVPEEFAADWKRASASLF is encoded by the coding sequence ATGATTGTACGCAGGATCTACTATTTTCTGAGCTATGTCTGCCTGCCACTTGTGTTGCTTTTGGGTTTTTTCTGGCCCCCTGCTCACTGGCTTTTGGTCCTTTTGGTGCCCTACGCGGTCATTGGTCTTTATGACATTTTGACAACCAAACACAATGTGCTGAACAACTACCCGGTTCTGGGGCATTTCCGTTATATGCTGGAATTTGTCAGTCCGGAAATTCGACAGTATTTCGTTGAAACCAATGAAAGCGGTCGACCTTTCAACCGGATCGTTCGGGGGCTAGTTTATTCCCGCGCAAAGGGCCAGATGGACACGCAGGCCTTCGGGACCCAGTACGACATTAACGAGGTTGGTTATCACCGCGCAAATCACTCACTTGCGCCCAAACACGTAGACGAAAGTGAACTCCGCGTGATGCTGGGGGGACCGCAATGCACACAACCTTACAGTGCCTCGCGCCTCAATGTTTCGGCCATGAGTTTCGGTGCGCTGAGCGCCAACGCCATCCGCGCGCTGAATGGCGGGGCAAAGGACGGAGGGTTCGCCCACAACACCGGTGAAGGCGGATTGTCTCCTCACCATTTGGCCGAAGGCGGCGACATCATCTGGCAGATTGGGACGGGCTATTTTGGATGCCGTACGCCTGAAGGCGGATTTGACAAGGACAAGTTCGCCGACAAGGCCACAAAGGATGTGGTCAAGGCGATTGAGATCAAATTGTCCCAAGGTGCCAAGCCAGCGCATGGTGGAGTTCTGCCGGCTGCCAAGGTCGATGCTGAGATTGCCGAAATCCGTGGGGTGCCCGAGCATCAGGATGTGATTTCCCCTCCAACACACAGTGCATTTGAAGGGCCCTCGGGGTTGATGCACTTTGTTCAACATCTGCGCGAAATGTCTGGTGGCAAACCAGTCGGCTTCAAATTGTGTATTGGCAACCCGTCCGAGTTCATGTCGATTTGCAAGGCAATGCTCGAGACAGGTATACTGCCGGACTTCATCACTATTGATGGATCAGAAGGGGGTACGGGCGCGGCCCCAGTCGAGTTCACCAACCGTCTGGGCATGCCCCTGAACGAGGCGCTGATTTTCGCAAACAATTGCCTGCGTGGCGTTGGGCTGCGTGACAAGATCCGGATCATTTGTGCGGGCAAAGTGGCGACCGGATACGACATAGTCGAGAAATTCGCGCTTGGTGCGGATATGTGCAACGCCGCGCGGGCGATGATGTTTGCGGTTGGCTGCATTCAGGCCTTGCATTGTAACACGAACCGTTGCCCGTCAGGGGTCGCCACCCAGGACACAGTTCGGGGGCGCGCGGTGAACATCCCGCAAAAGCGGCAGCGCGTTCACCGGTATCACGACGCTACACTGGAAAGCTTCCGTGAACTCTTGGGTGCGATGGGGAAGGAAAAAGTGTCCGAACTGCATCCACGCGACATTCTACGTCGTACGGCGGACGAGCATGAGCGCACCTATGGCGAACTTTACACCTATTTGGAGGATGGTGCGTTGCTGGCGGATGTTGTTCCCGAGGAATTCGCGGCGGATTGGAAACGCGCTTCGGCATCTCTTTTCTGA
- a CDS encoding CrcB family protein, whose translation MFLAVFAGGALGSLLREVFALEIPGLSFLTSTFGINVTACFVLGWLYSIRHKVHAHVLQLGAVGFCGGLSTFSSFVADLERIAEGDLWAVPVAVGLEIAFGIGAALVGEKLGNHFHSERSPS comes from the coding sequence ATGTTTCTCGCTGTCTTTGCCGGAGGGGCGCTGGGATCGTTGTTGCGCGAAGTATTCGCACTGGAAATCCCCGGCCTCAGTTTCCTCACGTCGACTTTCGGCATCAACGTGACGGCCTGTTTTGTCTTAGGATGGCTGTATTCAATACGTCACAAGGTGCACGCTCATGTGCTGCAATTGGGCGCAGTCGGGTTTTGTGGTGGGTTATCCACCTTTTCATCTTTTGTAGCTGATCTGGAACGTATTGCCGAAGGTGATCTGTGGGCCGTCCCTGTTGCCGTCGGGTTGGAAATCGCTTTCGGCATTGGCGCTGCGCTGGTCGGAGAAAAGCTGGGCAACCATTTTCATTCCGAAAGGTCACCGTCATGA
- the crcB gene encoding fluoride efflux transporter CrcB, translating to MNDLYLHAMFALGGGLGAVLRHWLALKVRHDLPFSTLIVNVVGSLLLGLWIGYLGGPVDIPEDQRRLVFGFCGGFTTFSSFAYQSLELRRERTLVLAAGNILISLALCWFALWLGLTLTR from the coding sequence ATGAATGATCTCTATCTTCATGCGATGTTCGCACTGGGAGGAGGCCTGGGGGCGGTCCTACGTCATTGGCTGGCTTTGAAAGTGCGGCACGATTTGCCCTTTTCAACGCTGATCGTGAATGTAGTAGGCAGCCTGCTGCTTGGGCTCTGGATCGGCTATCTGGGCGGCCCTGTCGACATCCCCGAGGACCAAAGACGGCTGGTATTTGGTTTTTGCGGCGGGTTTACCACGTTCTCCAGCTTTGCCTACCAATCTCTTGAACTTCGGCGCGAGCGCACTCTGGTTCTGGCAGCTGGCAATATCCTGATCAGCCTGGCGCTGTGCTGGTTCGCCTTGTGGCTTGGGCTGACCTTGACGCGCTAA
- a CDS encoding DHA2 family efflux MFS transporter permease subunit codes for MTPAASGHVNMVIVIAVVLSAILEVLDSTIVNVALPHIQAAFGATTDQATWILTSYIVSAVVIMPLTGFVARRVGRRRLILTAVTGFAVMSMMCGMSWSLEVIVAFRLAQGMFGAFLIPLSQSILFDAFPREKRGQAMAIFGLGVVVAPVLGPTVGAILTEYFSWRMVFFVNLPVAALALLLLAGELPEDKTEEVQIDWKGLALLAVGIGCLQFVLDQGETLDWMSSRVIQVAVIAAILGAFGFIFHALTSRNSVVDLRLFADRNFALCNLIIAGFAVSLFGGIAILPTLVQSLLDFPVIASGHLFIPRGLTAGLSMVLTGAVLVNRFDPRLLAGIGLLLTAIGNFMMGAINLNAGFWELAWPGAISGLGMGLVFVPMSILAFESISKGRQDEASGLFNVTRQLGSSVGISLVGTWVVRGLQTNTAVLSQNVTPYNPAAQAYLSPLGLAPDSAEGAAILGQEIMKQAEMISYLTVFNNLGLLALATIPLLFFCRAPKLGSHVAAHVH; via the coding sequence ATGACCCCTGCGGCGTCCGGCCATGTGAACATGGTGATCGTGATCGCCGTTGTTCTCAGCGCCATTCTGGAAGTCCTAGACAGTACGATTGTCAATGTGGCGTTGCCGCATATCCAGGCCGCATTTGGGGCGACGACCGATCAGGCGACATGGATTCTGACCAGCTATATCGTTTCCGCGGTGGTCATCATGCCGTTGACAGGGTTCGTCGCCCGACGCGTGGGCCGACGACGGTTGATCCTGACGGCGGTGACTGGTTTTGCCGTCATGTCGATGATGTGCGGCATGTCGTGGAGCCTTGAGGTCATTGTTGCCTTTCGGCTGGCTCAGGGCATGTTCGGCGCTTTCCTGATCCCTTTGTCACAATCCATTCTGTTTGATGCCTTCCCGCGGGAAAAGCGCGGACAGGCAATGGCCATCTTCGGTCTGGGCGTCGTGGTGGCGCCGGTTCTGGGGCCAACGGTCGGTGCAATCCTGACCGAATATTTTTCCTGGCGGATGGTCTTCTTCGTCAATCTTCCCGTGGCGGCCCTTGCACTGCTTCTGCTGGCCGGAGAATTGCCGGAAGACAAAACCGAGGAGGTCCAGATCGATTGGAAAGGCCTTGCTCTGCTGGCTGTTGGAATCGGGTGCCTTCAATTCGTTCTGGATCAAGGCGAGACACTGGACTGGATGTCGTCCCGCGTCATCCAAGTGGCCGTGATCGCAGCAATTCTCGGGGCGTTTGGATTCATTTTTCACGCGTTGACCTCTCGCAATTCGGTTGTGGACCTGCGTCTGTTCGCAGATCGAAACTTTGCCCTTTGCAATCTGATCATCGCGGGTTTTGCCGTGTCTCTGTTCGGGGGCATCGCGATTTTGCCGACGCTTGTTCAAAGCCTGCTGGATTTCCCTGTAATCGCGTCGGGCCATCTGTTCATTCCGCGTGGCCTGACCGCAGGGCTGTCCATGGTTCTGACCGGCGCAGTTCTGGTAAACCGCTTTGATCCGCGCCTGCTGGCGGGCATCGGTCTGTTGCTGACGGCGATCGGGAATTTCATGATGGGGGCCATCAACCTCAATGCCGGTTTTTGGGAGCTCGCGTGGCCGGGGGCCATCAGCGGCCTCGGGATGGGTCTTGTGTTCGTGCCGATGTCGATACTGGCTTTCGAGAGCATCAGTAAAGGCCGGCAGGACGAAGCATCTGGTCTGTTCAATGTGACAAGGCAATTGGGATCGTCGGTTGGCATCTCGCTGGTCGGCACCTGGGTTGTACGCGGGTTGCAGACCAATACGGCGGTGCTCAGCCAGAATGTGACGCCCTACAACCCCGCGGCCCAGGCGTATCTGAGCCCGCTTGGCCTTGCGCCAGACAGCGCTGAAGGTGCTGCCATTCTGGGCCAGGAAATCATGAAGCAGGCCGAGATGATTTCCTATTTGACCGTATTCAACAATCTGGGTCTGCTTGCCTTGGCGACAATTCCATTGCTTTTCTTTTGTCGCGCTCCGAAGCTCGGGTCACATGTTGCCGCTCATGTGCATTAG